GTCCCCGCGTTGACACTCCTCACCGGAGAAGGCCCGACCGCGCAGGTCGACGGCGTCGGCCCAATCCCCCTCGACCGGGCGCGGGAGTTGTGCGGTGCGGCATCCGGGTGGATGCGGGTGCTCACCCACCCCGAAACGGGTGTCGTTCTCTCCGTGGGACGCGAGCAGTACCGGCCACCCGCAGACCTCCGACGCCTCGTCGCCTGGCGCGCGGCACGGTGCATGGCACCCGGATGCGGGATCCCCGCCGACCGGTGCGACATCGACTGGCACCACGGCGGCCACACCGACGCCACAAACCTCGCCCCACTCTGCCGAGGGCACCACACCCTCAAGCACCACACCGACTGGCGAGTCAGAGCGAAACCCGGCGGAGCGCTCGAATGGACCTCACCCGCGGGCCGCGTCTACCTCGTCCAACCCGAACGCCGCATCCCGCAGTTCACCACCGACCCACCACCGTTCTAGGCGTCGGTCAGTCCTCGACCTCGATGGTCACGATGAAGCCTTCGTCCGACACGTCGACGACGCGGTCGGTGTACAACTCGATGACGTCGCCCGTGTCTTCTTCATCCCGCCCGCCCAGGGCTCGCCCACTGGGGATGCGTGTGATGGGTGTGCGTGAACCATCGCGTTCGATGGCCTCCACCTCCACGATCGTGCCTGCGACTTCGACGACCTCGAGGCCCTGGAGATCGTCCAAGCCGTGATGCGTCTCCACCAAACGGCCGTTGGGCGCGGTGAACACAGTCCACTCGACGTTCGTGAAGCGGGAGAGCTCGGGACCGCAGCAGGAATGCTCCCACTCGCCGACCTCGACCTCGAGACGCCTCACGACAGCTCAGCCTCAGGCCCGGTGGTCGCGGTAGTACCCCAGCAGCGCCTTGGTCGAGGCGTCCTGCGACTCGAACGCGTCGCTGTCGCCCTCGATCGCCGGCGCGATCTGCATGGCGAGCTGCTTGCCGAGCTCCACGCCCCACTGGTCGAACGAGTTGATGCCCCAGATCGCGCCCTGCGTGAACGTGATGTGCTCGTACAACGCGACGAGCTCGCCCAGCACGGTCGGCGTCAGCGACGGCGCGAAGATCGACGTCGTCGGACGGTTGCCCGGGAACGTCCGCGCCGCCACCAGCGCGCCGGTCGTGCCCTCGGCTTCGACCTCCTCGGCCGTCTTGCCGAAGGCCAGCGCCTTCGTCTGCGCCAGGAAGTTCGCGAGGAACAGGCCGTGCACGTCCCGGTCACCATCGGTCAGCGCATACGCGGGGTTCGCGAACGCGATGAAGTCCGCCGGGATCAGCCGCGTGCCCTGGTGGATCAGCTGGTAGAACGCGTGCTGACCGTTCGTCCCCGGCTCACCCCAGAACACCTCGCCCGTGTCCGTCGTCACCGGCGACCCGTCCCAGCGCACCGACTTGCCGTTCGACTCCATCGTCAGCTGCTGCAGGTACGCCGCGAACCGGCTCAACTGCTGCGCGTACGGCAGCACCGCGTGCGACTGCGCACCGAGGAAGTTCGTGTACCAGACGTTCAGAAGCCCCATCAGGACCGGCACGTTCTGCGCCAGCGGCGTCGTCCGCACGTGCTCATCCACGGCGTGGAAGCCGGCGAGCAGCTCGCGGAACGTGTCGGCGCCGAACTCGATGACGAGGGACAGGCCGATCGCGGAGTCCACCGAGTAGCGGCCGCCCACCCAGTCCCAGAACCCGAAGGCGTTGGCGGTGTCGATGCCGAAGTCCGCGACCTTGTCGAGCGCGGTCGACACGGCCACGAAGTGGTGGGCGACGGCATCCTTCTTCTGCTCGTCGCTCCCGTCGATCGCGCCCGCTGACTGCAGGCCTTCCCACAGCCAGTCGCGAGCGAGACGCGCGTTGGTCAGCGTCTCGAGCGTCGTGAACGTCTTCGAGGCGACGATGAACAGCGTCGTCTCGGGGTCGAGGTCCTTCGTCTTCGACGCGATGTCGAACGGGTCGATGTTCGAGACGAAGCGCGCCGAGATGCCGGCATCCGCGTACGGCTCCAGCGCGGCCGAGATCATGACGGGGCCGAGGTCCGACCCGCCGATCCCGATGTTGACGACCGTCTCGACCTTCTTGCCCGTGATGCCGGTGAACTCGCCCGTGCGAACCCGGCCGGCGAACTCCGCCATCGCATCGAGCACGCCCTGCACGTCGGCGTCGATGTCCTGGCCGTCGACCGTCAGCCCCGGCACGGCGTCGGCGGGACGACGGAGCGCAGTGTGCAGCACGGCACGGTCCTCGGTCGTGTTGATGTGCTCGCCCGCGAGCATCGCGGCGTACCGCTCGGCCACACCGGTCTGCTCGGCGAGACGCACGAGAGCGGCGACGATCTCCTCGGTCACGAGGTTCTTCGACAGGTCGACGTGCAGGTCGGCCACCTCGTGCGTCAGCTTCGCGACGCGCTCCGGGTCTGACGCGAACCAGCCGCGCAGATCGGGGGTGAAGCCGGCCTTCAGCGACTCGAGTTCAGCCCAGGCGGAGGTGGTGGTGGCATCGATCGGAGCGTTGGTCACCCCTCAACGCTACTCACGTTCACGCCCCTCCGCCCCCGCGTGTCGGACTCCGTCGTCGCGGGGACGATCCGCCCCTCCGCGAGCGCGACCACCTGATCCACATCACCGAGCTCGCCGAGGTCGTGTGTCACGACGACGACCGCCGCGCCCCGGCCGGTTGCGAGGCGCAGAGCGGATGCCGCGGCTCGCCGCGACACGTCGTCGAGACCCGCCGTCGGCTCGTCGAGCAGCAGGAGATCGGCCTGCTGCGCGAGGGCCTGAGCGAGGAACGCCCGCTGGCGCTGGCCTCCCGACAGGGCACCGAGCGGGCGGGCGGCATACGCCGAGAGCCCGACGGCGTCGATCGCATCGGCCACGATCGTCCGGTCGATGCGCCGCAACGGCCGGAAGGCGCCACGCTCCCGCCACCGGCCCATTGCGACGAGGTCGCTGACGCTCAACGGCAGCCGTGCACTGTCGGCGGTGTGCTGCGGCACGAGCGCGACCGCCGTCCCAGGGCGCAGCGTCGCGGTTCCTGACGTGGGCGAACGGAGCCCGGCGAGCACCGACACGAGTGTCGACTTGCCCGAGCCGTTCGCCCCGACGACCGCTGTCAGCAGTCCGGCGCGCACGTCCAGGTCGACGCCGTCGAGCGCGCGATGCCCGTCGATATCGACTCGGACATCGCGGAGGCGGACGACGGGCTCGAGGTCGGCGAACTGAGGCATCCGACCAGTATTGCAAATGAAAACCGTTATCAATTACGTGTACAGTCGGGCACCGTGTCCGTCCTCCTCGACCCCTTCACCGTCGCCTTCGTCCAGCGCGCCCTCATCGGCGGCGCCCTCGTCGCCTTCGTCTGCGCGGTCGTCGGCACCTGGGTCGTTCTCCGCGGCATGGCCTTCCTCGGCGAGGCGATGGCGCACGGGATGCTGCCCGGAATCGCCCTCGCGACCCTCACCGGCTTTCCGCCCGTCGCCGGTGCGGCCGTCAGCGCCGCAGCGATGTCGGTCGGCGTCGGCGCCCTCCAGCGGCGCGGCCGCCTCTCGGCCGACACCAGCATCGGCCTGCTCTTCGTCGCCAGTCTCTCGCTCGGCGTCATCGTCATCTCGGCCTCACGCAGCTTCGCGACGGATGCCTCCGCCATCCTCTTCGGCGACATCCTGGCGATCGAGCAGACCGACATCGCGCTCCTCGCCCTCGCCGTCGCCGTGACCCTGCTGGTCGCCGCTGCCGGGCACCGCTCGTTCGTCGCCCTCGCCGTCGACCCGCGCCAGGCGCAGTTGCTCGGCCTCCGCCCCCGACTCGCGCACATCCTGCTCGTCGGACTCGTGACGCTCGCCGTCGTGTCGGCGTACCAAGCCGTCGGGTCGCTCCTCGTCGTCGGGATGCTGCTCGGTCCGGCCGTCGCCGCGGGCGCCTGGACCCGTCGCATCGTCCCGACGATGGGCCTTGCCGCGCTCATCGGCACCGTCGCCGTCGCCGTGGGGCTGCTCCTGTCCTGGCACCTCGGTACCGCCGCGGGAGCCACCGTCGCGTTCACGGCGATCTGCTCCGGCGCGGTGTCCACCGGCATCCGCGCGCTGACTCGCACCACCCGCCCCGCCCTCGACGAAAGGACCGCATGAACCGCCGCGTCCCGATCGCCCTCCTGCCCGCGCTCGCCCTCATCCTCGCGGGGTGTCAGACGGCACCCGCATCCACCCCTGCGTCTGATCCGGAATCAGACGGCCACGGCGCCATCGCCGGTGCGACCGAGCTCGCCGATCCCGCGCTGCACCTCACGAGCGTCACACCGTCCGGTGCGGTGCAGCACCTCGACCTGCTCGACGAGAAGAGCGAAGCCCTCGGCGAGATCACCCCGCCCACCTCGCTCGACACCGACGGACGCTTCCTCTACGCCGGTCACGACGGCGGCGTGGAGATCGTCGACAGCGGCGTCTGGACCTGGAATCACGTCGACCACTTCCACTACTACGAGGCGCCCGCCGCGATGCTCGGCGAGCTCGGCGGCGAGGGCAGTCCGACGGTTGTCGCAAGTGACCTCGGCGCGGGTGTGCGCTTCGACGGCGGCGAGGCCGTGCTCCTCGACCTCGACGCGCTCAAGGACGGCCGCATCGAGGAGCGCTTCCGCCTCGACGTCCCCACCGGGCCGGGTATGGTCGTGCCGCTTCCGACCGGCGCCCTCGTGACGGATGCCGACGGCCTCCGCCGCGTCGATGCGACCGGAGCGTCGCAGGAGACGATCCCCTGCGACCAGCCCTCCGGGTCGATCGCGACCAACGTCGGCGTCGTCGTCGGGTGCGCCGACGGTGCGGTGCTGGCGGTGACGGATGCCGACGGCACGGCCGTCGAGCGGATCCCGTACCCCGACGGCGCCACCGACCGCGCGCTCTCTTTCGCCGCCCGGGAGAGCCGCCCGACCGTCGCGGGCCTCACCGGGGGCAACGCGTTCTGGCTGCTCGACACCCGCGAACGCACGTGGACGCGCATCGATGCCGGCGAACCCCTGGCGCGCGTCGCCGCGGTCGACGACGCCGACCAGCGTGTCGTTGCGCTCACGACGAAGGGCGAGGTGCTCGCGATCGACGGCGAGACGGGCAAGACGCTCGCCCGCACCGAGCCGCTCGTCGCGGCATCCCTCGCCGATCCTGCGCTCGCTGCCGGGGTGACCCTGCAGATCGACCCGAACCGCACCTACCTGAACGGACCCGCCGAGAACGTGATGTTCGAAATCGACCCCGCCGACAACGCCCGCATCGCGCGCACCTTCGAGACGGCCGACGCCCCCGCCTTCGTCGCGGAGACGGGCCGATGAAACGCGCGCTCGCCGCGGTCGTGGTGGCCGCCGTCGCCGCGCTCACCGGATGCGCCGCCGCGGGCGACGACCGGCCCACCGTCGTCGTGACGACCGACCTGCTCGGCGACATCACCGCGAACCTCGTGGGCGACGAGGTCGACGTCATCACCCTCATGCCGCGCGGCAGCGATCCGCACTCGTTCGAGCTGTCGGCACGCGAGGCCGCGAGCATGCGGACCGCCGACCTGCTCGTCTCGAACGGGCTCGGACTCGAAGAGGGCGTGCAGAGTCACGTCGACGCCGCCGTCGCCGACGGGGTCCCCTCGTTCGTCGCGGGTGACCACATCGAGCCGCTCGACTACGCCGACTCGGATGCCGTCGACCCCCACTTCTGGACCGACCCCACACAGACCGCCCGCGTCGTCGAGGCGCTCGCGCCGCAGCTCGCGCAGATCGACGGGGTCGAGGCATCCGTCGTCGACAGCGCAGCCGCCGCCTATCTCGGCGAACTCGACGAGTTGGATGCCGAGATGGCTGACACCCTCGGTGCGATCCCCGCCGAGCATCGGGCGCTCGTCACGAACCATCACGTCTTCGGCTACCTCGCCCGGCGCTATGACGTGCGGATCCTGGGAGCGGCGATCCCGGGTGGGACGACCCTCGCCGCGCCCAGCGCCTCGGACCTCAAAGACCTCGTCGACGCGATCGACGACGCCGGCGTGACGACGATCTTCGCGGACTCCTCGCAGCCCGACCGGCTCGTGCAGGTGCTCGCCGACGAGGCCGGCCGCGACGTCGACGTCGTCTCGCTGTTCACCGAGTCCCTCGCCCCCGAAGGCTCACCGGGCTCCACCTACCTCGACATGATGCGACGCAACCTGCAGAGCATCGCTGACGGCCTCACCCCATGAGGCATTCCCTGGAAAGGAAACCCATGAAGAAGACCCTGCAGTTCGGTGCCCTCGCCGGCGCCGCTGCCCTGCTCCTGGCGGGCTGCGCGTCCGCCGCGCAGCCGGCATCCGACCCCGCCGACAGCGCGGCCGCCCCGGATGGCCCCCGCGTCGCCGTCGGGTACGAGGGGGGCGTGCTCGTCCTCGGTGGTGACGACTACGCGAACCTCGGCGAGTTCGACTCCGAGGACTTCATCCGTCTGAACTCCGCTGGCGACGGCCGTCACGTGATGGTGACCACGTCGAAGGGCTTCCAGCTGCTCGATGTGCAGCAGCCCCAGCTCACCGACCTCGTCGTGCCCGCCGCCACCGCGGGGCACGTCGTCTCGCACGGGGGTAAGACCGTCCTCTACGACGACGCGACGAGCGACACGACGATCTTCGACTCCGCCGAGCTCGCGACGGCGGGCGATGCTCTGCCGAAGGCGGAGGTGGTCCCGGGCGTCACGGCACACCACGGCGTCTCGGTCGAGCTCGAGGACGGCACGCTCCTCACGACCGTCGGCGACGAGTCGGGCCGCACCGGCATCCGTGTCCTCGACGAGGACCGCAACGAGGTCGCGTCGAACGACGAGTGCCCCGGCGTGCACGGTGAGGGAACCGCGAAGGACGAGGCCGTCGTCTTCGGCTGCGAGAACGGCGCCCTCGTCGTGAAGGACGGCACCATCACGAAGCTCACGTCTCCCGACGAGTACGGCCGCATGGGCAACGCCTACGTGTCCGAGAACAGCCCGCTCGTGGTCATGGACTACAAGGACGACCCGGATGCCGAGGGGTA
This DNA window, taken from Microbacterium sp. MM2322, encodes the following:
- the pgi gene encoding glucose-6-phosphate isomerase produces the protein MTNAPIDATTTSAWAELESLKAGFTPDLRGWFASDPERVAKLTHEVADLHVDLSKNLVTEEIVAALVRLAEQTGVAERYAAMLAGEHINTTEDRAVLHTALRRPADAVPGLTVDGQDIDADVQGVLDAMAEFAGRVRTGEFTGITGKKVETVVNIGIGGSDLGPVMISAALEPYADAGISARFVSNIDPFDIASKTKDLDPETTLFIVASKTFTTLETLTNARLARDWLWEGLQSAGAIDGSDEQKKDAVAHHFVAVSTALDKVADFGIDTANAFGFWDWVGGRYSVDSAIGLSLVIEFGADTFRELLAGFHAVDEHVRTTPLAQNVPVLMGLLNVWYTNFLGAQSHAVLPYAQQLSRFAAYLQQLTMESNGKSVRWDGSPVTTDTGEVFWGEPGTNGQHAFYQLIHQGTRLIPADFIAFANPAYALTDGDRDVHGLFLANFLAQTKALAFGKTAEEVEAEGTTGALVAARTFPGNRPTTSIFAPSLTPTVLGELVALYEHITFTQGAIWGINSFDQWGVELGKQLAMQIAPAIEGDSDAFESQDASTKALLGYYRDHRA
- the aztA gene encoding zinc ABC transporter ATP-binding protein AztA, translated to MPQFADLEPVVRLRDVRVDIDGHRALDGVDLDVRAGLLTAVVGANGSGKSTLVSVLAGLRSPTSGTATLRPGTAVALVPQHTADSARLPLSVSDLVAMGRWRERGAFRPLRRIDRTIVADAIDAVGLSAYAARPLGALSGGQRQRAFLAQALAQQADLLLLDEPTAGLDDVSRRAAASALRLATGRGAAVVVVTHDLGELGDVDQVVALAEGRIVPATTESDTRGRRGVNVSSVEG
- the aztB gene encoding zinc ABC transporter permease AztB, with amino-acid sequence MSVLLDPFTVAFVQRALIGGALVAFVCAVVGTWVVLRGMAFLGEAMAHGMLPGIALATLTGFPPVAGAAVSAAAMSVGVGALQRRGRLSADTSIGLLFVASLSLGVIVISASRSFATDASAILFGDILAIEQTDIALLALAVAVTLLVAAAGHRSFVALAVDPRQAQLLGLRPRLAHILLVGLVTLAVVSAYQAVGSLLVVGMLLGPAVAAGAWTRRIVPTMGLAALIGTVAVAVGLLLSWHLGTAAGATVAFTAICSGAVSTGIRALTRTTRPALDERTA
- a CDS encoding metal ABC transporter substrate-binding protein, encoding MKRALAAVVVAAVAALTGCAAAGDDRPTVVVTTDLLGDITANLVGDEVDVITLMPRGSDPHSFELSAREAASMRTADLLVSNGLGLEEGVQSHVDAAVADGVPSFVAGDHIEPLDYADSDAVDPHFWTDPTQTARVVEALAPQLAQIDGVEASVVDSAAAAYLGELDELDAEMADTLGAIPAEHRALVTNHHVFGYLARRYDVRILGAAIPGGTTLAAPSASDLKDLVDAIDDAGVTTIFADSSQPDRLVQVLADEAGRDVDVVSLFTESLAPEGSPGSTYLDMMRRNLQSIADGLTP
- the aztD gene encoding zinc metallochaperone AztD, which encodes MKKTLQFGALAGAAALLLAGCASAAQPASDPADSAAAPDGPRVAVGYEGGVLVLGGDDYANLGEFDSEDFIRLNSAGDGRHVMVTTSKGFQLLDVQQPQLTDLVVPAATAGHVVSHGGKTVLYDDATSDTTIFDSAELATAGDALPKAEVVPGVTAHHGVSVELEDGTLLTTVGDESGRTGIRVLDEDRNEVASNDECPGVHGEGTAKDEAVVFGCENGALVVKDGTITKLTSPDEYGRMGNAYVSENSPLVVMDYKDDPDAEGYLLRDIALIDTTAGTLQKVALPEGVEYTYRGVARGPADEAVLVGTDGKLHSIDPATGQVTASLPVVDPWEGPAEWQDPHPSIKVAGSFAYVTDPADSELVVVDLTKGEIAKTVKLDHIPNEIAVVG